A genome region from Clostridium pasteurianum includes the following:
- a CDS encoding PLP-dependent aminotransferase family protein, which produces MEKYKVLLNEEIPKYIQIAKNIKKLIDSGKILNGEKLPSIRGLSKFLNVNNDTIVNAYRKLQSEGYAFLKMGSGTYAKKRDINRKLMKDYSGIFKRTNKKEYDKYVDFAEENPCSEFFPVSNFKKVIDEVLERDGVDALSYEEARGYEGLRKSISKHFWNGKINDESILIVSGAQQGIDIVSKAILNVNDNVVIEKPTYSGALSIFRWRRANIFEVPMEDGGINIEEFEKVLKKNNIKCFYTMSYFQNPTGISYSREKKKKIIELANKYDFYIIEDDYLSEIRYDKSIEYTSFRAMDTMDRVIYIKSFSKIFLPGIRIGYLIMPNEIREQIENSKVNTDISTSSLMQRALDLYIQNGYWKKYINKINNIYENRYRFMCYSFSSILRDKVEFKEPGGGFSLYVKIDDFINKNCVDLFYECKKNNILITPGVFFYKNSIDGIRYFKVGFSKTNEEKIEKGIKVINNILK; this is translated from the coding sequence ATGGAAAAATATAAAGTGCTTTTAAATGAAGAAATTCCTAAGTATATTCAAATAGCCAAAAATATAAAGAAATTGATAGATAGTGGTAAAATTTTAAATGGAGAAAAACTTCCTTCCATAAGGGGACTATCTAAATTTCTGAATGTAAATAATGATACCATAGTTAATGCATATAGAAAACTTCAAAGTGAAGGATATGCATTTTTAAAAATGGGAAGTGGAACTTACGCTAAAAAAAGGGATATAAATAGAAAACTTATGAAAGATTACTCTGGAATATTTAAGAGAACTAATAAGAAGGAATATGATAAATATGTAGACTTTGCAGAAGAAAATCCATGTTCTGAATTTTTCCCCGTTAGCAATTTTAAAAAAGTAATAGATGAGGTACTGGAAAGAGATGGAGTAGATGCCCTTTCTTATGAGGAAGCTCGTGGATATGAAGGACTCAGAAAGAGCATAAGTAAGCATTTCTGGAATGGAAAAATAAATGATGAAAGCATACTTATAGTTTCAGGGGCCCAGCAGGGCATAGATATAGTTTCTAAGGCTATCCTTAATGTAAATGATAATGTTGTAATAGAAAAGCCAACATACAGTGGTGCGCTCTCTATATTTAGATGGAGAAGGGCAAATATATTTGAAGTGCCAATGGAAGATGGCGGAATTAATATTGAGGAATTTGAAAAAGTTTTAAAGAAAAATAATATAAAGTGTTTTTATACTATGTCATATTTTCAAAATCCTACTGGTATATCTTACAGTAGAGAGAAAAAGAAGAAGATAATAGAACTTGCTAATAAGTATGATTTTTATATTATAGAAGATGATTATCTTTCTGAAATAAGATATGACAAAAGCATTGAATATACTAGCTTTAGAGCCATGGATACAATGGACAGAGTTATATATATAAAGAGTTTTTCTAAAATATTTCTTCCTGGAATTAGGATAGGATATTTAATAATGCCAAATGAAATTAGAGAACAAATAGAAAATTCAAAGGTGAATACGGATATATCTACATCTAGTTTGATGCAAAGAGCATTGGATTTATATATACAAAATGGATATTGGAAAAAATACATAAATAAAATAAACAATATATATGAAAACAGGTATAGGTTCATGTGTTATAGTTTTTCAAGCATACTAAGAGATAAAGTTGAGTTTAAGGAGCCCGGCGGTGGATTCAGCCTTTATGTTAAAATAGATGATTTTATAAATAAAAATTGTGTTGATTTGTTTTATGAATGTAAGAAAAATAATATATTGATTACTCCAGGGGTTTTCTTCTATAAAAATAGCATTGATGGAATTAGGTATTTTAAGGTTGGATTTTCAAAAACAAATGAAGAGAAAATTGAAAAGGGAATTAAAGTTATTAATAATATACTAAAGTGA
- the hflX gene encoding GTPase HflX has translation MISGNTQGIRTSLINQLEKLYDMNAKENIFTIEIINLICSITNLINREISVAISRKGKIVSVSIGDMRSVETPIVDLKEKKLSGVRIVHTHPNGNPELSDIDLSSLLSLKLDAVVSIGTIDGTITGVDIGFCDIKDNKIISKKIGPITLNEAFNYKFIDEVNYVERSMNKIVSEYDNSEKAILVGVDSEESLEELKELALACGVTALKKVTQHKEKIDNAYFIGKGKVSEIKLLVQELHANLIIFDDELSGAQVRNLEEGIGIKVIDRTTLILEIFARRARSKEAKLQVELAQLKYRMPRLMGLGKVLSRTGGGIGTKGPGEKKLEIDRRHISERVYEIQKELKKIKKVRQVQREKRVSEKLPCISLVGYTNAGKSTLRNAICEIAAPTDSSNKENVMEADMLFATLDVTTRAIMLDDGRRAVLTDTVGFVRKLPHDLVEAFKATLEEVIYADLLVHVVDTSSDTLMQQIESVNGVLSQLGVKDKPEILVLNKIDKVSKEKLDEIKKILIGYDIVEMSAKNRINLDKLMKKIVESIPSAAREAEYLIPYSEQKIVSYIHKKSIVKSEEFKDDGTHIVAIVDDEVYNKCKIYMI, from the coding sequence ATGATATCAGGAAATACACAAGGGATAAGAACTTCACTGATTAATCAATTAGAAAAATTATATGATATGAATGCTAAGGAAAACATATTTACCATTGAAATTATAAATTTGATATGCAGCATAACAAATTTAATCAATAGAGAAATAAGTGTTGCCATAAGTAGAAAAGGAAAAATTGTAAGTGTATCTATTGGCGATATGCGCAGTGTTGAAACACCAATTGTAGACTTGAAAGAAAAGAAGCTATCAGGTGTCAGGATAGTACATACACACCCTAATGGTAATCCCGAACTTTCAGATATAGATCTATCTTCACTTTTGAGCTTGAAACTGGATGCTGTAGTATCAATTGGAACCATAGATGGTACTATAACTGGAGTGGATATAGGTTTTTGTGATATAAAAGATAATAAAATAATATCAAAAAAGATAGGACCAATAACTCTAAATGAGGCCTTTAACTATAAGTTCATTGATGAAGTTAATTATGTAGAGCGTAGTATGAATAAAATTGTCAGCGAATATGATAATTCTGAAAAAGCTATACTAGTCGGTGTGGATAGTGAAGAAAGCTTAGAAGAATTAAAAGAACTTGCTCTAGCCTGTGGGGTAACAGCACTAAAAAAAGTTACTCAGCATAAAGAAAAAATTGATAACGCCTATTTTATAGGTAAAGGCAAAGTATCTGAAATAAAATTATTAGTGCAGGAATTACATGCTAATCTTATAATTTTTGATGATGAACTTTCAGGAGCGCAGGTTAGAAACCTTGAGGAAGGTATAGGTATAAAAGTTATTGATAGGACTACATTGATACTAGAGATATTTGCAAGAAGAGCTAGGTCAAAGGAAGCTAAACTTCAAGTTGAATTAGCACAGCTCAAATATAGAATGCCAAGACTTATGGGACTTGGCAAGGTACTTTCAAGAACTGGTGGAGGAATAGGAACAAAAGGGCCTGGCGAAAAAAAGCTTGAAATTGACAGAAGACATATAAGTGAAAGAGTATATGAAATTCAAAAGGAATTAAAGAAAATAAAAAAAGTAAGACAGGTGCAAAGAGAAAAAAGAGTTTCTGAAAAATTGCCATGCATATCACTTGTAGGTTATACAAATGCGGGAAAATCAACTTTAAGAAATGCTATATGTGAAATTGCAGCGCCTACTGATAGTTCTAATAAGGAAAATGTTATGGAAGCGGATATGCTTTTTGCAACTCTTGATGTTACGACTAGAGCAATAATGCTTGATGATGGCAGAAGAGCTGTTTTGACAGATACTGTTGGCTTTGTAAGAAAACTTCCTCATGATTTAGTGGAGGCTTTTAAAGCTACACTAGAAGAGGTTATTTATGCTGACTTATTAGTTCATGTGGTTGATACTTCATCGGATACACTTATGCAGCAAATTGAATCTGTAAATGGTGTTTTAAGCCAGCTTGGTGTAAAGGATAAACCAGAGATACTGGTGTTAAATAAAATAGATAAGGTATCTAAAGAAAAATTAGATGAAATAAAAAAAATTCTTATTGGCTATGATATTGTGGAGATGTCTGCGAAAAATAGAATTAATCTTGATAAACTTATGAAAAAAATTGTAGAGAGTATTCCAAGTGCAGCTAGAGAAGCAGAGTACTTAATACCTTATTCTGAACAAAAAATAGTTTCATATATCCACAAAAAATCTATTGTGAAATCAGAAGAATTTAAGGATGACGGAACTCATATTGTAGCAATAGTTGATGATGAAGTTTATAATAAATGTAAGATATATATGATATGA
- a CDS encoding PBP1A family penicillin-binding protein — MSDNNKAKIKPKNRTVKRTKKVKHKKFGFFRTLFTIFFCAFILLAVAGAGVTFAVIKTCPDLDVNGTILNVDRTSQLYDDNGKEMDTVVTNQKRYVVSSKDIPQNLSNAFVSIEDERFYKHNGIDLKRILGAFYNDIKSKIHKQNNIQGASTITQQLVKNRMFLNDSLANRISLKRKIQEAYLSIKLEKVLNKQQILEAYMNTIYLGGQANGVEAASKQYFNKDVKDLNLIESAFIAGLAQSPSAYYPFSGNAAKNPNIYLSRTKLVLYQMRKNNFIDFSTYQNAINDLNNNKLVFSQQKMSNKYAYEWFSIPAVNEVKEDLKAQYHYTDEEIENLLRDGGLKIYTTMNVNMENNIQNIINNSSRLNSVSVHDKNNIIQPEAAATLFDYHTGEVKAIIGGRGDQPPTSYNRADSNSYLRSIGSSIKPLTVYAPAIETKLATEDSIIDDSPLPPDIGEKYSTNGTPYNPHNDNNSFSGPITVKEALKQSVNLVAIKLEDKLGLSVGASYGEKFGLNLVNSDKTSIAAMSLGEIRGSNATTMAAAYGVFGNSGLYAQPRLYTKVVDKTGKTILENDYSTKKVISPQAAYVMYDLLKGPVSDGGTGSNANFGGMPVAGKTGTSSDSSNLWFCGLTPYYSAAVWVGKDQAPFSLNPLGSNDVAEIWGEIMKMANSNLAFKDIEMPGGVTKVGDSYFIDGTSPSNLSDSGQQTPNATTPNAATPNATSPNQNNNTTNTNNIDPNKSNPNQNNNNTVNNTVNSNVNNTTPINNNTTGTSNNTNGNTTNTTNSTITNQSKPK, encoded by the coding sequence ATGTCTGATAACAACAAGGCTAAAATTAAACCTAAAAATAGAACTGTTAAACGAACAAAGAAAGTAAAGCACAAGAAATTTGGATTCTTCAGAACACTATTTACTATATTCTTTTGCGCATTTATTTTATTAGCCGTAGCTGGCGCTGGAGTAACATTTGCAGTAATAAAAACTTGTCCCGATTTGGATGTAAATGGAACCATTTTAAATGTAGATAGAACTTCACAATTATACGATGACAACGGTAAAGAAATGGATACCGTTGTAACAAATCAAAAACGTTATGTCGTAAGTTCAAAAGACATCCCTCAAAATTTATCAAATGCTTTTGTAAGCATAGAAGATGAGCGTTTTTATAAACATAATGGAATAGATTTGAAAAGAATTTTAGGTGCATTTTATAATGATATAAAATCAAAGATACATAAACAAAATAATATTCAAGGCGCATCAACTATAACACAACAGCTAGTTAAAAATAGAATGTTTTTAAATGATTCACTAGCTAATAGAATTTCACTCAAAAGAAAAATACAAGAAGCTTATTTGTCTATTAAACTTGAAAAAGTATTGAATAAACAGCAAATACTTGAGGCATACATGAATACAATTTATTTAGGTGGTCAAGCTAATGGAGTTGAAGCCGCTTCAAAGCAATATTTTAATAAAGATGTTAAAGATTTGAATTTAATTGAATCTGCATTTATTGCTGGATTAGCTCAAAGCCCATCGGCATATTATCCATTTTCAGGTAATGCTGCCAAAAACCCAAATATTTATTTATCTAGAACAAAATTAGTTTTATATCAAATGCGTAAAAATAATTTTATAGATTTTTCTACTTATCAAAATGCTATAAATGACTTAAATAATAACAAATTGGTCTTTTCACAGCAAAAGATGTCCAACAAATATGCCTATGAATGGTTTTCTATACCTGCAGTTAATGAAGTTAAAGAAGATCTAAAAGCTCAATACCATTATACTGACGAAGAAATAGAAAATTTACTTAGAGATGGTGGACTTAAAATATATACTACTATGAATGTAAATATGGAAAATAACATTCAAAATATAATAAATAATTCTAGCAGACTAAATTCAGTTTCTGTACATGATAAAAACAATATCATTCAACCTGAAGCTGCTGCAACATTATTTGATTATCATACAGGTGAAGTTAAAGCTATAATTGGTGGACGTGGTGACCAACCTCCAACTTCGTATAATAGAGCGGATTCAAATTCTTACTTGCGTTCAATTGGTTCAAGTATAAAGCCTCTTACAGTTTATGCTCCGGCTATAGAAACAAAGCTTGCAACCGAAGACAGCATTATAGACGATTCGCCTTTACCACCAGATATTGGTGAAAAATATTCTACTAATGGTACACCTTATAATCCTCACAATGATAATAATAGTTTTTCTGGACCTATTACAGTAAAAGAGGCTTTGAAACAATCAGTAAACCTTGTAGCTATAAAACTTGAAGATAAGTTAGGTCTTTCGGTAGGCGCTTCATATGGTGAAAAATTTGGTCTCAACTTAGTAAATAGTGATAAAACAAGTATTGCTGCAATGTCACTTGGAGAAATCCGTGGTTCAAATGCTACTACTATGGCCGCTGCTTATGGAGTATTTGGAAATAGTGGTTTATATGCACAGCCTAGATTATATACAAAAGTAGTAGACAAAACTGGTAAAACCATACTTGAAAATGACTATTCAACTAAAAAAGTTATTTCACCTCAAGCAGCTTACGTAATGTATGATCTATTAAAGGGTCCTGTAAGTGATGGAGGTACTGGAAGTAATGCTAATTTTGGAGGTATGCCTGTAGCCGGTAAAACAGGTACTTCATCAGATTCAAGTAATTTATGGTTTTGCGGTCTTACTCCTTATTATTCTGCAGCGGTATGGGTTGGAAAAGATCAAGCGCCATTTAGTCTCAACCCTCTTGGAAGTAATGACGTTGCCGAAATATGGGGAGAAATTATGAAAATGGCAAATTCAAATTTAGCATTCAAAGATATTGAAATGCCCGGTGGTGTAACTAAAGTTGGAGATTCATACTTTATTGATGGTACTAGTCCATCTAATTTGAGTGATAGCGGTCAGCAAACACCAAATGCTACTACACCAAATGCTGCTACACCAAATGCTACTAGTCCTAACCAAAATAATAATACAACTAATACTAATAATATTGATCCCAACAAGAGTAACCCTAACCAAAATAACAATAATACTGTCAATAATACTGTTAATAGTAATGTCAATAATACTACTCCTATTAATAATAATACTACTGGTACTAGTAACAACACTAATGGTAACACTACCAACACAACAAATAGTACTATAACTAATCAATCCAAGCCTAAATAA
- a CDS encoding stage V sporulation protein AE — MKRKIIIITDGDKIAKKAAEEAAKNVSGRCISISGGNPSEITGNEAIKLIKCAKNDPVIVMVDDRGDIGRGKGEKIIQDIIKDHEVEVMGIVAVASNSKGSGIKVDYSIDKYGEKVQYAVDKYGNCKNNKVLIGDTVNTINPKDIPVIIGIGDPGKMDGCDDLNKGCPILTKAVKLIIDTYKNRTL; from the coding sequence ATGAAACGAAAAATTATAATTATAACTGATGGAGATAAAATTGCAAAAAAGGCTGCTGAAGAGGCAGCCAAAAATGTTAGTGGAAGATGTATATCTATTTCAGGTGGAAACCCAAGTGAAATTACAGGAAATGAAGCTATAAAATTAATAAAATGTGCTAAGAATGATCCTGTAATTGTAATGGTGGATGATAGAGGAGATATAGGAAGAGGTAAAGGAGAAAAAATAATACAAGATATTATTAAAGACCATGAAGTTGAAGTGATGGGTATAGTTGCAGTGGCATCTAATAGTAAGGGAAGCGGAATAAAAGTTGATTATTCAATAGATAAGTATGGAGAAAAAGTACAATATGCTGTAGATAAGTATGGAAATTGTAAAAATAATAAAGTACTAATTGGAGATACTGTTAATACAATAAACCCAAAAGATATACCTGTCATCATTGGAATTGGAGATCCTGGAAAGATGGATGGATGTGATGATTTAAATAAAGGATGTCCCATATTAACAAAAGCTGTAAAATTAATTATTGATACTTATAAAAATAGAACGTTATAA
- a CDS encoding DUF421 domain-containing protein, translating into MYHYLNIFFRSLISYFVLLIFTRIMGKKQLSQLTYFDYIVGITIGSIAAAASVDKHINVFESCFSIIIWSLLTLTISEIALKSAKLRLWLDSEPLIIINNGKVIYKNMKKAKYNIGDLLMQLRNKDIFYITDVEIAVLEPDGKLSVLKKAEKTSITAEDMNIKKPKVGMMVDIVLNGNILSNHLKQIQKNKDWVIAKLKERNISNIKDVIYAGIQADEQLYIVTKIK; encoded by the coding sequence GTGTATCATTATTTAAATATATTTTTTAGATCCCTCATTTCATATTTTGTTCTGCTTATTTTTACACGAATTATGGGAAAAAAACAATTATCTCAACTGACTTATTTTGATTACATAGTTGGAATCACCATTGGTTCTATTGCAGCAGCGGCCTCAGTAGATAAGCATATTAATGTATTTGAAAGCTGCTTTTCTATCATAATATGGAGCCTACTTACATTAACAATCTCAGAAATAGCCCTAAAAAGTGCGAAATTAAGATTGTGGCTTGACAGTGAACCCTTAATAATCATAAATAATGGTAAAGTTATTTATAAAAATATGAAAAAAGCAAAGTATAACATAGGGGACTTATTAATGCAACTTAGAAACAAAGACATTTTTTACATTACTGATGTTGAAATAGCAGTACTCGAACCAGATGGTAAGCTAAGTGTTTTGAAAAAAGCTGAAAAGACTTCAATAACCGCAGAAGATATGAACATAAAAAAACCTAAAGTCGGTATGATGGTAGATATAGTTTTAAATGGTAATATCTTATCTAACCATTTAAAACAAATTCAAAAAAATAAAGATTGGGTCATTGCAAAACTAAAAGAGAGGAATATATCTAACATAAAAGATGTAATCTATGCTGGAATCCAAGCAGATGAGCAGCTATACATAGTCACTAAAATAAAGTGA
- the yunB gene encoding sporulation protein YunB, with protein MLTQKAKIITILILTFMLILFNSFIYAFDKFVTPIIMEIGDAQIKSKVTEIVNRNTTKIYNKTCDYNKIIQIDKDKDDNIVMIKADTVKLNKLACDIALESQYDIGRLGKMGIKIPMGYALKNNILAYLGPNITIKMEQIGSVETRYVSKFESAGINQTRHTISILVKTKVRVMIPMAYDDIEIKNEIPVVETIIVGKIPSSAIQLNLKNSGFKVP; from the coding sequence ATTTTAACGCAAAAAGCAAAAATTATTACAATATTAATATTAACATTTATGTTAATATTATTCAATAGCTTTATTTATGCTTTCGATAAATTTGTAACACCTATAATTATGGAGATTGGAGATGCTCAAATAAAGTCGAAAGTAACTGAAATAGTAAACAGAAATACGACAAAAATATACAATAAAACATGCGATTACAATAAGATTATACAAATAGACAAAGATAAAGATGATAATATAGTTATGATTAAAGCTGATACAGTAAAATTAAATAAATTAGCCTGTGATATTGCACTAGAATCGCAGTATGATATAGGAAGGTTAGGAAAAATGGGAATTAAAATACCTATGGGTTATGCTTTGAAAAATAATATATTAGCCTACTTAGGACCTAATATAACTATTAAAATGGAGCAAATAGGAAGCGTGGAAACGAGATATGTATCAAAATTTGAAAGTGCTGGAATTAATCAAACGAGGCATACTATAAGTATTTTGGTTAAAACTAAAGTTAGAGTAATGATTCCAATGGCGTATGATGATATAGAAATAAAGAATGAAATACCTGTAGTGGAAACTATAATAGTAGGTAAAATACCAAGTTCTGCTATTCAACTTAACCTTAAAAATTCTGGATTTAAGGTGCCTTAA
- a CDS encoding YebC/PmpR family DNA-binding transcriptional regulator — MSGHSKWHNIQAKKGKADAKRGKIFTKIGKEIAVAVKTGGASLEANSKLRDCVAKAKAANMPMDTINRAIKKGAGELEGVNYEQILYEGYGPVGVAMLVDVLTDNKNRSASDVRCSFDRHGGNLGATGCVSWMFQRKGQIVIEKTDEMDEEEIMMKALEVGAEDFSSEDDVFVITTAQGDFSSVREALEKENFNFVSAELTMIPDNTIKLNLEDSEKVQKLIDKLEDSDDVQNVYHNAEFDEEFEG, encoded by the coding sequence ATGTCAGGACATTCAAAGTGGCATAATATTCAGGCAAAGAAAGGTAAAGCAGATGCCAAAAGAGGAAAAATATTTACTAAAATAGGTAAGGAAATAGCTGTTGCTGTTAAAACAGGAGGAGCTAGTCTTGAGGCAAATTCAAAGTTAAGAGATTGCGTTGCAAAGGCTAAAGCTGCTAATATGCCTATGGACACTATAAATAGAGCTATAAAAAAAGGAGCCGGAGAGCTTGAAGGCGTAAACTATGAACAAATACTTTACGAAGGATATGGACCAGTTGGCGTTGCAATGCTAGTTGATGTTTTAACAGATAATAAAAACAGAAGCGCAAGTGATGTAAGATGTTCATTTGATAGACATGGTGGAAATTTGGGTGCTACTGGATGCGTATCATGGATGTTCCAGAGAAAAGGTCAAATTGTAATTGAGAAAACTGATGAAATGGACGAGGAAGAAATTATGATGAAGGCTCTTGAAGTAGGGGCTGAAGATTTTTCATCTGAAGATGATGTTTTTGTAATAACTACTGCTCAAGGGGATTTTTCTAGTGTACGTGAGGCACTTGAAAAGGAAAACTTTAATTTTGTATCAGCAGAACTTACAATGATTCCGGATAATACTATAAAATTAAATTTAGAGGATTCAGAAAAAGTTCAGAAATTAATAGATAAACTTGAAGACAGCGATGATGTCCAGAATGTTTATCACAATGCTGAATTTGATGAGGAATTTGAAGGCTAG
- a CDS encoding nucleotidyltransferase domain-containing protein has product MENDILKYQKAYLSLTDSLKSNDNVLAVMVFGSIVSGDLWEESDIDFFVIVSEEMDLIKNIYMNEKGIPIHIKLMSKSKFVSINENDLKGGLFHRIFASSKLVFSKDKDITAKYDSGRYYPDIDREKWNMVYISTLLKSIGLCKKYLKNKRIYTAYYFAVNSVEEFSKLYINYSGYMINKDDVNMLTNINSDFKKYIDNLFFSEKDAQKAISDMIFKVEEFISKNIRSITSILIDYMREKDRSLSAEDINNDPAFNEFTISFEEILNKMWELNIIKKGTREYKMKDGKVLCSENVYYL; this is encoded by the coding sequence TTGGAAAATGATATATTGAAATACCAGAAAGCTTATTTATCGCTTACTGATTCACTAAAATCAAACGATAATGTTTTAGCAGTTATGGTATTTGGAAGCATAGTTTCTGGTGATTTATGGGAAGAATCAGATATAGATTTTTTTGTAATAGTAAGTGAAGAAATGGATTTAATAAAAAATATATATATGAATGAAAAAGGCATTCCTATTCACATAAAACTTATGAGTAAAAGCAAATTTGTAAGTATAAATGAAAATGATCTAAAAGGCGGACTATTTCATAGAATATTTGCTTCATCCAAGCTTGTATTTTCTAAAGACAAGGATATAACAGCGAAATATGACAGTGGAAGATATTATCCTGATATTGATAGAGAAAAATGGAACATGGTATACATTTCAACACTGCTAAAAAGTATTGGATTATGTAAAAAATATCTAAAAAATAAAAGGATATATACAGCATATTATTTTGCAGTAAATTCTGTAGAAGAGTTCTCAAAACTCTATATTAATTATTCTGGATATATGATAAATAAAGACGATGTAAATATGCTTACGAACATAAATAGTGATTTTAAGAAGTACATAGATAATTTATTTTTTAGTGAAAAAGATGCTCAAAAAGCTATAAGTGACATGATTTTCAAGGTTGAGGAATTTATAAGTAAAAATATAAGATCAATTACATCAATTTTGATAGATTATATGAGAGAAAAAGATAGAAGTTTAAGTGCTGAGGATATTAATAATGATCCAGCCTTTAATGAGTTTACTATAAGTTTTGAAGAAATATTAAACAAAATGTGGGAGCTTAATATAATAAAGAAAGGTACAAGGGAATACAAAATGAAAGACGGAAAAGTGCTTTGCAGTGAAAATGTATATTACCTATAG
- a CDS encoding YigZ family protein, with product MDYLTVRREAEVQFEEKKSIFIGHIKRVESEEEAKEFVERIKSEHKDATHNVPAYIVGENRMIQRYSDNGEPQGTAGIPVLEVIKKNGITDTAIVVTRYFGGILLGAGGLVRAYSKSAADAVKESGIVLKVKGVPLVITINYDLLGKIQYLFSNKNWHVENIEYTDEVKILFNCELDKLSEVKKEVTEICHGTSKFNIGEEKYYFKGENRLFTE from the coding sequence ATGGACTATTTGACAGTAAGACGTGAAGCAGAGGTTCAATTTGAAGAAAAAAAGTCAATTTTTATTGGTCACATAAAGAGAGTAGAATCCGAAGAGGAAGCAAAGGAATTTGTAGAAAGAATAAAGAGCGAACATAAGGATGCTACGCACAATGTACCTGCATATATAGTTGGGGAAAATAGAATGATTCAAAGATACAGTGATAATGGTGAGCCTCAAGGTACAGCAGGAATACCGGTACTTGAAGTTATAAAGAAAAATGGAATAACAGATACGGCAATTGTAGTAACAAGATATTTTGGAGGAATACTTTTAGGGGCAGGAGGTCTTGTAAGAGCTTATTCTAAAAGTGCAGCTGATGCTGTTAAAGAATCCGGAATAGTTCTTAAAGTGAAAGGAGTACCTTTAGTTATCACAATAAATTATGATCTTCTGGGAAAAATTCAGTATCTTTTTTCAAATAAAAATTGGCATGTTGAGAACATTGAATATACCGATGAAGTTAAAATTTTGTTTAATTGTGAACTGGATAAGCTAAGTGAAGTTAAAAAAGAAGTGACTGAAATATGTCATGGTACATCTAAGTTTAATATAGGTGAGGAAAAATATTACTTTAAGGGAGAAAATAGATTATTTACGGAATAA